The Roseovarius indicus genome has a segment encoding these proteins:
- the pbpC gene encoding penicillin-binding protein 1C, with protein MRADRLLLALALVLFTAGLGRDTFDRWVDATQLPVLVTETSTEMRDRNGDLLRLYTVEDGRWRLSVGPDAVDRRYIDMLIGYEDKRFFQHAGVDPRAILRAVGQALWHGEVVSGGSTLTMQAARLLEDSGTGQLSGKLRQIRVALALERRLSKDRILQIYLTRAPFGGNLEGVRAATLAYFGKEPKRLTAAEAALLVALPQSPEARRPDRNRQAAGDARDRVLERLGGADILSESEITAAYSEPVPFARKPFPALAPHLTDLALAESPVAPRHTLTLDRTLQQSVESLAKDSLRTLPEGVSVALVIADHRSGEILASVGSASYASGDGRQGYVDMTRALRSPGSTLKPLVYAMGFDRGLAHPQTLINDRPVAFGSYAPQNFDGAFRGELSVTDALRQSLNIPVILLLNEIGPAHLMDALRKSGLAPELPGDQPGLAVALGGVGVTLTDLVQLYAMLANEGRTRPLHWHDSPPTTPIHNVISRSAAWQVGDILAGLTPPPGAPRGRIAYKTGTSYGHRDAWAVGFDGAHVAGVWIGRADGTPVPGAFGGDLAAPILFEAFQRLKPEADPLPPPPPETLIVSTAELPQPLKRFTGREAVFRPDEDAPKLVFPPSGARLPVDGIGLAVKLRDGTPPFTWMANGAAVLTGIHRRDTVLNGLSRGYSTLSVIDAEGRADRVTVWID; from the coding sequence ACACCGTGGAAGACGGCCGCTGGCGCCTGTCGGTCGGCCCCGATGCCGTCGACCGCCGCTATATCGACATGCTCATCGGCTACGAGGACAAGCGTTTCTTCCAGCACGCCGGCGTCGACCCCCGCGCCATACTCCGCGCGGTGGGGCAGGCGCTCTGGCACGGCGAGGTTGTCTCCGGCGGCTCCACCCTTACCATGCAGGCCGCCCGCCTGCTCGAAGACAGCGGCACCGGCCAGCTTTCCGGCAAGCTCCGCCAGATCCGCGTGGCCCTCGCCCTCGAACGGCGGCTTTCCAAGGACCGCATCCTCCAGATCTACCTCACCCGCGCACCCTTCGGCGGCAACCTCGAAGGCGTGCGCGCGGCGACGCTGGCCTATTTCGGCAAGGAACCGAAACGCCTGACAGCAGCCGAGGCCGCCCTCCTCGTGGCCCTTCCCCAATCACCCGAGGCCCGCCGCCCCGACCGCAACCGCCAAGCCGCCGGCGACGCCCGCGACCGCGTTCTCGAACGGCTCGGTGGCGCCGACATCCTCTCCGAAAGCGAGATCACAGCCGCCTATTCCGAACCCGTCCCCTTCGCCCGCAAACCCTTCCCGGCCCTCGCCCCCCACCTCACCGACCTTGCGCTCGCGGAAAGCCCCGTCGCCCCGCGCCACACGCTCACCCTCGACCGCACCCTGCAACAAAGCGTGGAATCCCTCGCCAAGGACAGCCTGCGCACCCTGCCCGAAGGTGTCTCCGTCGCCCTCGTCATCGCCGACCACCGCTCGGGCGAGATCCTCGCCTCCGTCGGCTCCGCCAGCTACGCCTCGGGCGACGGGCGGCAAGGCTATGTCGACATGACCCGCGCCCTGCGCTCGCCCGGCTCGACCCTGAAGCCGCTGGTCTACGCCATGGGCTTCGACCGTGGCCTCGCCCACCCCCAGACGCTCATCAACGACCGCCCCGTCGCCTTCGGCAGCTACGCCCCGCAGAACTTCGACGGCGCCTTCCGGGGCGAGCTTTCCGTCACCGACGCCCTGCGCCAGTCGCTCAACATCCCCGTCATCCTGCTTTTGAACGAGATCGGGCCCGCGCACCTCATGGACGCCCTGCGCAAATCCGGGCTCGCCCCCGAACTCCCCGGCGATCAGCCCGGCCTCGCCGTCGCCCTGGGCGGTGTCGGCGTCACCCTCACCGACCTTGTCCAACTCTACGCCATGCTCGCCAACGAGGGCCGAACCCGCCCTCTCCACTGGCACGACAGCCCGCCGACAACGCCCATCCACAACGTCATCAGCCGCTCCGCCGCATGGCAGGTCGGCGACATCCTCGCAGGCCTCACGCCGCCCCCCGGCGCACCGCGCGGGCGCATCGCCTACAAGACCGGCACCTCCTATGGCCATCGCGACGCATGGGCGGTGGGCTTCGACGGCGCACATGTCGCCGGCGTCTGGATCGGCCGTGCCGATGGCACGCCGGTGCCCGGCGCCTTCGGCGGCGACCTCGCGGCGCCCATCCTTTTCGAAGCCTTCCAGCGCCTCAAGCCCGAGGCCGACCCCCTGCCGCCGCCCCCGCCCGAAACCCTCATCGTCTCGACGGCCGAACTCCCCCAGCCCCTCAAGCGCTTCACCGGGCGCGAGGCCGTCTTCCGCCCCGACGAGGACGCGCCCAAGCTGGTCTTCCCGCCCTCCGGTGCGCGCCTGCCGGTCGACGGCATCGGCCTTGCCGTTAAGCTCCGCGATGGCACGCCGCCCTTCACCTGGATGGCCAACGGCGCCGCCGTCCTCACCGGCATCCACCGACGCGATACCGTGCTGAACGGGCTGTCGCGGGGCTACTCCACCCTCTCGGTGATCGACGCCGAGGGCCGCGCCGACAGGGTCACTGTCTGGATAGACTAG